The genome window GCCATAAGCGTATTCTGTCATGCGCTCGATAAAGGGCTGCATTTCTGTTTCCCAATCAATGCTGATGGCTTTTTCTGGACAAACGGTGATGCATTCAAAGCAGCCGATGCATTTTTCAATGTCAACAATGCTCTTTTTGCTTTTCATGCTGAGCGCATGCTGCGGGCACACCTTGACGCACTTGGCGCAGCCAACGCATTTTTTTTCACTGACAGATACGTGGGTGGCGTGTTGCTCTTTTTTGCCGCGTACGGCAGCGCCGCCCATGGCAAGATTCTTGATCGCGCCGCCAAATCCAGCCATTTCATGCCCTTTAAAGTGCGACAGAACCACCATTGCCGGAGCGCGCCGTATCTCGGTAGCGATATACACGTCTTTGAAATGCTTGGCGTTGATGCGCACGGGTACGTCATTTTCGCCATACAGGCCATCGGCTAGAATGATGGGGGCGTGCACCACCGAAGGCGCGAAGCCATGGGCGTATGCTGTTTGCATGTGGTCAACGGCATTGTGGCGGCTGCCGGAATACAGGGTTGTTGTATCCGTCAGGAATGGTTTGCCGCCTGCTTCCATGATCTTGTTTACTACCTGGCGCACCAGAGTTGGGTTGAGGTGCGTGTCGTTGCCATATTCGCCAAAATGCAGCTTGATGGCGGTAAGTTCTTTTTTCTTGATGATTTTTTTCAGATTGAGCGCATCGCAGAGGCGCGCTACCTTGGCGATTTTGCTGTCCTCGTGCGACCGGCAGTGCATATCTGCATAATAAACTGTGGCGGGCATGGCGTGGCCTCCATGTGAGGATGTTTAAGGTGCGGCAGGGCAGGGAATCCGGCACGGTTCTGCCCTGTGCAAAGCTTCAAAACACTAGCGCATGCCGCGCAGCCAGGGCAATAAGGCTGTCCGCAAGTATCGTTGACACGAGTCGTCATTAAGAATAGCGTAGTCCGGTTTTAATTTTTTCCACTCAGTCAGTTATGCATAGCTAAGGAGGCTTTATGGCCGTTTATGTCGTTGATCATCCTCTTGTGCGCCACAAGTTGGGCATTTTGCGCATGGGGGCCACCTCCACGCGCGAATTTCGTTCTGTTTCCAACGAGATTGCGCGTCTGCTTATTTACGAAGCCACCAAGGGCTTTCGTACAGAAAAGCACACGGTTGAAGGCTGGGCCGGGCCGGTGGAAATTGAGGCCATTTCCGGCAAGATGGTGACGGTTGTTCCCATTCTTCGCGCTGGCCTTGGCCTCATGGACGGTGTGCTGGACATGATCCCCGGCGCCAAGATCAGCGTCGTGGGCCTGTACCGCAACGAGGAAACCCTTGAACCTGTTGAATATTACGTAAAGCTTGCTACCGATATGGATCAGCGGCTTGCCATCATCCTCGACCCCATGCTGGCAACCGGCGGCTCCCTTATTGCCGCCATCAGCCTGCTGAAGCGCCACGGTTGCAAACAGATTTGCAGTCTCAACCTTGTGTGCGCGCCCGAAGGGATTGCCAAGGTCAAGGCCGCCCATCCGGATGTGGACATCTACACCGCTGCCATTGACGATCATCTGAACGAAAACGGCTATATCATTCCTGGTCTCGGCGATGCCGGCGACCGTATCTTCGGAACCAAGTAGCGAGGGGCCCCATGAGCACAGCCAGTACGCGGCGCGAGATTGCACCCACTGACTATAATTTTCGCTTCAGGGATTGTCTTATAGGCGCGCAGATGCTCTTTGTGGCCTTTGGCGCTCTGGTTCTTGTTCCCCTGTTGACCGGGCTTGACAGCAACGTGGCTCTTTTCACCGCTGGTGTGGGCACCTTGCTGTTTCAGGTCTGCACACGAGGCAAGGTACCCATTTTTCTTGCTTCGTCCTTTGCCTTTATTGCGCCCATCATTTACGGCGTTCAGACCTGGGGCATGGCGCAAACCCTTGGCGGGCTTGTTTGCTCCGGTCTGGTATATTTTCTTTTGAGCGGGCTTATCCGCTGGCGCGGCACGGATGTGGTGCTGCGTGTGCTGCCGCCCATTGTGACCGGCCCGGTTATTATGGTTATCGGCCTTATCCTGGCCCCGGTGGCGGTGCACATGGCCCTGGGCAGAACAGGCGATGGCGCGGTTGTGCTGGTGCCTGAAAACACGGCCCTGTGGATTTCCATGACGTCGCTGGCCGTTACCGTGCTGGTGTCGCTCATGGGCAAGGGCTTTTTGCGGCTTATGCCCATTTTGTGCGGCATTGCGGCGGGCTTTATTGTTTCAATGTTTTTCGGCGTGGGCGATTGGACAAAGGTTGCCGCAACCCCCTGGTTGCAGATGCCCTCGTTTACCTTCCCCGAGTTTGCCTGGGAACCCATACTGTTTATCATGCCTATTACGCTCGCCCCGGCCATTGAGCACTTTGGCGACGTTGTCGCCATCAGCTCCATTACCGGGCGCGAT of uncultured Desulfovibrio sp. contains these proteins:
- the upp gene encoding uracil phosphoribosyltransferase, giving the protein MAVYVVDHPLVRHKLGILRMGATSTREFRSVSNEIARLLIYEATKGFRTEKHTVEGWAGPVEIEAISGKMVTVVPILRAGLGLMDGVLDMIPGAKISVVGLYRNEETLEPVEYYVKLATDMDQRLAIILDPMLATGGSLIAAISLLKRHGCKQICSLNLVCAPEGIAKVKAAHPDVDIYTAAIDDHLNENGYIIPGLGDAGDRIFGTK
- a CDS encoding uracil-xanthine permease family protein gives rise to the protein MSTASTRREIAPTDYNFRFRDCLIGAQMLFVAFGALVLVPLLTGLDSNVALFTAGVGTLLFQVCTRGKVPIFLASSFAFIAPIIYGVQTWGMAQTLGGLVCSGLVYFLLSGLIRWRGTDVVLRVLPPIVTGPVIMVIGLILAPVAVHMALGRTGDGAVVLVPENTALWISMTSLAVTVLVSLMGKGFLRLMPILCGIAAGFIVSMFFGVGDWTKVAATPWLQMPSFTFPEFAWEPILFIMPITLAPAIEHFGDVVAISSITGRDYLKDPGVHATMFGDGVATMAAGFVGGPPCTTYAEVIGAVSLTRVFNPAVMTWAAMCSILLSFVAKIGAFLGSIPVPVMGGIMILLFGAIMVVGLNTLVRAGKDLMEPRNMIIVALIIIFGVGGMQFSIGSFKLGGIGLAAVTGVLLNLLLPRSRT
- a CDS encoding DUF362 domain-containing protein encodes the protein MPATVYYADMHCRSHEDSKIAKVARLCDALNLKKIIKKKELTAIKLHFGEYGNDTHLNPTLVRQVVNKIMEAGGKPFLTDTTTLYSGSRHNAVDHMQTAYAHGFAPSVVHAPIILADGLYGENDVPVRINAKHFKDVYIATEIRRAPAMVVLSHFKGHEMAGFGGAIKNLAMGGAAVRGKKEQHATHVSVSEKKCVGCAKCVKVCPQHALSMKSKKSIVDIEKCIGCFECITVCPEKAISIDWETEMQPFIERMTEYAYGAVKGHKKSVCYINFVLNVTPDCDCAPWSDMPLVPDVGILASTDPVALDQACFDLVSKAPSVGQEASAQPVADKFAARWPHTCGQVQLSYGESLGLGNREYKLKKI